The following proteins come from a genomic window of Panicum hallii strain FIL2 chromosome 8, PHallii_v3.1, whole genome shotgun sequence:
- the LOC112902360 gene encoding LOW QUALITY PROTEIN: uncharacterized protein LOC112902360 (The sequence of the model RefSeq protein was modified relative to this genomic sequence to represent the inferred CDS: inserted 1 base in 1 codon) — MSCREGLMSPQTETKASVGFKAGVKDYKLTYYTPEYETKDTDILAAFRVTPQPGVPPEEAGAAVAAESSTGTWTTVWTDGLTSLDRYKGRCYHIEPVPGADQYICYVAYPLDLFEEGSVTNMFTSIVGNVFGFKALRALRLEDLRIPIAYAKTFQGPPHGIQVERDKLNKYGRPLLGCTIKPKLGLSAKNYGRACYECLRGGLDFTKDDENVNSQPFMRWRDRFVFCAEAIYKAQAETGEIKGHYLNATAGTCEEMIKRAVFARELGVPIVMHDYITGGFTXNTSLAHYCRDNGLLLHIHRAMHAVIDRQKNHGMHFRVLAKALRMLGGDHIHAGTVVGKLEGEPK, encoded by the exons ATGAGTTGTAGGGAGGGACTTATGTCACCacaaacagaaactaaagcaagTGTTGGATTTAAAGCTGGTGTTAAGGATTATAAATTGACTTACTACACCCCGGAGTACGAAACCAAGGATACTGATATCTTGGCAGCATTCCGAGTAACTCCTCAGCCCGGGGTTCCGCCTGAAGAAGCAGGGGCTGCAGTAGCTGCGGAATCTTCTACTGGTACATGGACAACTGTTTGGACTGATGGACTTACCAGTCTTGATCGTTACAAAGGACGATGCTATCACATCGAGCCCGTTCCTGGAGCAGATCAATATATCTGTTATGTAGCTTATCCATTAGACCTATTTGAAGAGGGTTCTGTTACTAACATGTTTACTTCCATTGTGGGTAACGTATTTGGTTTCAAAGCCCTACGCGCTCTACGTTTGGAGGATCTACGAATTCCCATTGCTTATGCAAAAACTTTCCAAGGTCCGCCTCACGGTATCCAAGTTGAAAGGGATAAGTTGAACAAGTATGGTCGTCCTTTATTGGGATGTACTATTAAACCAAAATTGGGATTATCCGCAAAAAATTACGGTAGAGCGTGTTATGAGTGTCTACGCGGTGGACTTGATTTTACCAAAGATGATGAAAACGTAAACTCACAACCATTTATGCGCTGGAGAGACCGTTTTGTCTTTTGTGCTGAAGCAATTTATAAAGCACAAGCCGAAACCGGTGAAATCAAGGGGCATTACTTGAATGCGACTGCAGGTACATGCGAAGAAATGATTAAGAGAGCTGTATTTGCAAGGGAATTAGGGGTTCCTATTGTAATGCATGACTACATAACTGGAGGATTCA CAAATACTAGTTTGGCTCATTATTGCCGCGACAACGGCCTACTTCTTCACATTCACCGAGCAATGCATGCAGTTATTGATAGACAGAAAAATCATGGTATGCATTTCCGTGTATTAGCTAAAGCATTGCGTATGTTGGGGGGAGATCATATCCACGCCGGTACAGTAGTAGGTAAGTTAGAAGGGGAACCGAAATAA
- the LOC112903515 gene encoding uncharacterized protein LOC112903515, with product MADLAALTDDVLAEILLRVLSLRDLARASASCASFRRVVSSSSFLRRFRPLHAPPPLGVFCCYPAGRGGTARSQFHAALSPHPSAPLARAVARSADFSFAFLPPPAADWLVRDSRDGRFLLDRPRDGSTAFTEVAICDPLFRRYRLLPPIPNDLAASVGNPYVQRGGDGDSQSRSSEIFLASRSHDSVNEEDPAFTVIWMACCRGKLVAFFYSSESQQWRVLSPPEHYALSTRRVMGVRLGQRNHAHACFYWMVTLTHRWLVLDTCKMEFSVIDISPVLSGCVMMFSNQITTLESSDGRTTVVVSDVFRPDKRCVLYFYAFMYFRDRWQLLNRVTLPEEWGYRFRGIIGSAERYLFIKLDHPKENLNDQSERHVEYFSLDVKTMQLGSFCRTTLLTVSEAYLYCGFPPSLLLPSI from the coding sequence atggCCGACCTAGCGGCGCTCACGGACGACGTCCTAGCGGAGATTCTCCTCCGCGTACTTTCCCTGCGGGACCTCGCGCGTGCCTCCGCGTCGTGCGCCTCCTTCCGGCGGGTCGTCTCCTCCTCGTCCTTCCTCCGCCGCTTCCGCCCCCTCCACGCACCGCCCCCGCTCGGCGTCTTCTGCTGCTACCCTGCCGGTCGCGGCGGCACGGCTAGATCCCAGTTCCACGCAGCCCTGTCGCCTCACCCCTCGGCGCCCCTCGCCCGCGCGGTCGCCCGTTCAGCCGACTTCTCCTTCGCCTtcctcccgccgcccgccgccgactGGCTCGTCCGCGACAGCCGTGACGGCCGCTTCCTCCTGGACCGCCCGCGTGACGGCTCCACCGCCTTCACCGAGGTGGCCATATGCGACCCCCTGTTCCGGAGGTATCGTCTTCTCCCGCCCATCCCCAACGACCTCGCCGCCTCCGTGGGAAACCCCTACGTCCAGCGCGGCGGGGATGGTGACTCTCAATCACGCAGCAGCGAAATATTCCTGGCTTCTCGTAGTCATGACAGTGTCAATGAGGAAGACCCGGCGTTCACTGTGATTTGGATGGCATGCTGTCGAGGGAAGCTGGTCGCGTTCTTCTACTCGTCAGAGTCACAGCAATGGCGTGTGCTTTCACCTCCAGAACACTACGCTCTGAGCACCAGAAGAGTCATGGGCGTTCGTCTAGGACAGCGCAACCATGCTCATGCTTGCTTCTACTGGATGGTAACCCTCACGCATAGGTGGCTTGTGTTGGACACCTGCAAAATGGAGTTCTCTGTCATAGACATCTCGCCTGTCCTGTCAGGCTGTGTGATGATGTTCAGTAATCAAATTACCACTCTGGAGTCAAGTGATGGCAGGACTACTGTTGTGGTCTCTGATGTTTTCCGACCAGATAAAAGATGTGTGTTGTACTTTTATGCATTCATGTATTTCAGGGACCGGTGGCAGCTCCTGAACAGAGTCACCTTGCCTGAGGAATGGGGATATCGATTTAGAGGCATTATAGGTTCTGCTGAGAGATACTTATTTATAAAACTAGATCACCCTAAGGAGAACCTGAATGATCAGAGTGAGCGACATGTTGAATATTTTTCGCTTGATGTCAAGACCATGCAGCTTGGGAGTTTCTGTCGGACGACCCTTCTTACTGTCAGCGAAGCCTACCTGTATTGTGGTTTTCCTCCATCACTATTGCTGCCTTCTATATGA